A portion of the Bacillus thuringiensis genome contains these proteins:
- the ablA gene encoding lysine 2,3-aminomutase, with the protein MLHDVYKPNRHWKDIELWKDVTEEQWNDWVWQLTNTIKTLDDLRKVINLTPEEEEGVKISTKTIPLNITPYYAWLMNPDDPRCPIRMQSVPISEELYKTKYDLEDPLHEDEDSPVPGLTHRYPDRVLFLVTNQCSMYCRYCTRRRFSGQIGMGVPKKQLDDAIAYISETPQVRDVLISGGDGLLINDKILEYVLKNLREIPHVEIIRIGTRAPVVFPQRITENLCNIIKKYHPVWLNTHFNTSIEITEESKKACEMLANAGVPVGNQAVILAGINDSVPIMKKLMHDLVKIRVRPYYIYQCDLSEGIGHFRAPVSKGLEIIEGLRGHTSGYAVPTFVVDAPGGGGKIALQPNYLISQSADKVVLRNFEGVITTYPEPESYIPGRAEGYFKEIYPNYEEKRSDVGIAGLMSDKKFNLVPDDLQRMNRRKDYEDNDTHASLKDKRDKRDQLKDKKYQAQMAKLEENDKKTEGDAV; encoded by the coding sequence ATGTTACATGATGTATACAAACCAAATCGTCACTGGAAGGATATCGAATTATGGAAAGATGTTACTGAAGAGCAATGGAATGATTGGGTTTGGCAATTAACGAATACGATCAAAACGTTAGATGACTTAAGAAAAGTAATTAACTTAACACCTGAAGAAGAAGAGGGCGTTAAAATTTCAACGAAAACGATCCCGTTAAACATTACACCGTACTATGCTTGGCTAATGAATCCTGATGATCCACGCTGTCCGATTCGGATGCAATCAGTACCGATTTCGGAAGAGTTATATAAAACAAAATATGATTTAGAAGATCCACTTCACGAAGATGAAGATTCACCAGTTCCAGGGCTAACACATCGTTATCCAGACCGTGTACTATTCTTAGTAACAAATCAATGTTCTATGTATTGTCGTTACTGTACACGTCGTCGTTTTAGTGGACAAATTGGAATGGGTGTACCGAAGAAACAATTAGATGATGCGATTGCTTATATTAGTGAAACACCACAAGTGCGAGATGTATTAATCTCCGGTGGTGATGGACTTCTAATTAACGATAAAATTTTAGAATATGTATTAAAAAATTTACGAGAGATTCCGCATGTTGAGATTATTCGTATCGGAACGAGAGCACCAGTAGTATTCCCGCAACGTATTACAGAAAATTTATGTAACATTATTAAAAAATACCATCCAGTATGGTTAAATACACATTTCAATACATCTATTGAAATTACTGAAGAATCGAAAAAGGCATGTGAAATGTTAGCGAATGCTGGTGTTCCAGTCGGAAACCAAGCAGTAATTTTAGCTGGTATTAACGACAGCGTTCCAATTATGAAAAAACTTATGCATGACTTAGTAAAAATCCGTGTACGTCCATATTACATTTATCAATGTGACTTATCTGAAGGTATCGGTCACTTCCGTGCACCAGTATCTAAAGGTCTTGAAATTATTGAAGGTTTACGTGGACACACATCTGGTTATGCTGTTCCGACATTCGTTGTTGATGCGCCAGGTGGAGGCGGTAAAATTGCACTTCAACCAAACTATTTAATCTCACAAAGTGCAGATAAAGTTGTACTTCGTAACTTTGAAGGTGTTATTACGACGTATCCAGAGCCAGAGAGCTATATTCCAGGAAGAGCGGAAGGATACTTTAAAGAGATTTATCCGAACTACGAAGAAAAACGTTCAGATGTTGGTATCGCAGGTCTTATGAGCGATAAGAAATTTAACCTCGTTCCAGACGACTTACAGCGTATGAACCGTCGTAAAGACTATGAAGATAATGATACTCATGCATCTTTAAAAGATAAACGTGATAAGCGTGATCAATTAAAAGATAAAAAATATCAAGCGCAAATGGCTAAATTAGAAGAAAACGACAAAAAAACTGAGGGTGATGCAGTATGA
- a CDS encoding YokU family protein, translated as MNCMWCDSTEAKESLNTVYWELPDGTKAIEIQKTPCISCSSCGMDYQSDHTVKEIEDQLFLIYTKDLPKQLTYEELMGRPRLLKRNYFDF; from the coding sequence ATGAATTGTATGTGGTGTGACAGTACAGAAGCGAAAGAAAGCTTGAATACTGTATATTGGGAATTACCAGATGGTACGAAAGCCATTGAAATCCAAAAGACACCATGTATTTCTTGTTCCTCGTGCGGGATGGACTATCAATCAGACCATACAGTAAAAGAAATTGAAGATCAATTATTTTTAATTTATACGAAAGATTTACCAAAACAACTAACATATGAAGAATTAATGGGAAGACCACGTCTATTAAAAAGAAATTATTTCGACTTTTAA
- a CDS encoding YozE family protein, producing the protein MKKTFYHYMMKHRAALFRNEISDLAEAMYDDLSFPKQSEDYDEISSYLELSGMLESMSIFDEAWDLYIQDR; encoded by the coding sequence TTGAAAAAAACATTTTACCATTATATGATGAAGCATCGTGCAGCTTTATTTAGAAATGAAATTTCAGATTTAGCAGAGGCGATGTATGATGATTTAAGTTTTCCGAAGCAATCTGAAGACTATGATGAAATTAGTTCATACTTAGAGTTGAGCGGAATGCTAGAAAGTATGTCTATATTTGATGAAGCCTGGGATTTATACATACAAGATAGATAA
- a CDS encoding DUF3930 family protein: protein MENQYEVGQTKEEFMHEDQWADSLIKWLFIFLIVVGIPYTAYVVVQFILSF, encoded by the coding sequence ATGGAAAATCAATATGAAGTAGGACAAACAAAAGAAGAGTTCATGCATGAAGATCAATGGGCAGACTCTCTTATAAAGTGGCTTTTTATTTTTTTAATAGTTGTAGGCATACCTTATACTGCATATGTTGTTGTTCAATTTATTCTCTCTTTCTAG